The Solanum lycopersicum chromosome 9, SLM_r2.1 genome window below encodes:
- the LOC101263160 gene encoding KIN14B-interacting protein At4g14310 — MSTAAPLRRLKDRGGAAGAKINVPPSTTTARPSKSLTPLSNKSSSVNSIGGENLRRSTGKENPRPTSRVRAATASTNQKPVLRAMPRIDKAASGTATATGAEGGEARAEPRARWSTSVPRGRSSSPSEFSKTLSDIRKTSRVSRVSGNSRGVNDKLSENGNRVSTEMEKSRELLGKFDVKSEKIKISEGKNSKFCDREELISSSSSVKLKSLVDKSGNVVESTVKDPRLLTKSNSFSGVSKEKCENEQGKVGSSVNKYPSKLHEKLAFLEGKVKRIATDIKRTKEMLDMNNPDSSKLIISDIQEKISGIEKAMGNVVDGDEKIGLTSSSKNESLNVDEKICGIEKGMCNIVDGDREIGLLGSISSEDMIIDEKETIPEDNGKISVKGLNVEELEARLFPHHKLLRDRTSLKTLMGCTKNEELGSAESTIEVKPEKNYVSPIDENPIAVEFLASLSKEQSKVTTRCEDACLQISNVQDVDDAVSSQNQNSSSELFKGKEIVDHLLASDERLESFDAQENKQEMLMEEETEDSSICELNEIGRKTSTGGWFVSEGESVLLTHDDSSCSFYDIVHCEEKAEYKPPVGVSSNMWRDCWIVRAPGVDGSSGRYVVAASAGNSMDSGFCSWDFYTKDVRAFHVDDGFSNTRAALAPLPNNPMYRRNTLSSIMAPQNQQWWYKPCGPLIVSGASCQRMVRTYDIRDGEQVLKWDLQRPMLSMDYSSPLQWRSRGKIVIAETEGLSLWDVNSISPQALLSISSSGRQISAFHVNNTDAELGGGVRQRASSSEVEGNDGVFCTSDSINILDFRHPSGIGLKIPKIGANVQSVFSRGDSLYLGCTTVKSAVKRQVTSQIQQFSLRKQKLCNTYVLPESNAHSHYTALTQVWGNSNVVMGVCGLGLFVFDSNKDDALQSLNTLDQNNGQNLREAIGPDDLYSPSFDYLSSRVLLISRDRPAMWRYMF, encoded by the exons atgtcGACGGCAGCACCACTTCGCCGGCTTAAGGACCGTGGCGGCGCCGCCGGAGCCAAGATCAACGTGCCGCCATCCACCACCACCGCTAGACCTTCCAAATCCCTAACCCCACTTTCCAACAAATCGTCTTCTGTTAATTCCATCGGCGGGGAGAATCTCAGGCGGTCCACCGGAAAAGAAAATCCGAGACCCACATCGCGTGTTCGGGCTGCAACGGCGTCGACTAATCAGAAACCGGTGCTTCGTGCCATGCCGAGAATTGACAAGGCGGCATCGGGGACGGCGACGGCAACCGGAGCTGAAGGTGGAGAGGCACGTGCCGAGCCACGTGCGAGGTGGTCAACGTCTGTGCCTAGAGGTAGGAGTTCTAGTCCATCTGAGTTTTCTAAGACCTTGTCGGATATACGCAAAACATCTAGGGTCTCTAGGGTTTCAGGGAATTCTCGAGGTGTGAATGACAAATTGAGTGAAAATGGGAATAGGGTTTCGACGGAAATGGAGAAAAGTCGTGAActtttgggaaaatttgatgtAAAATCTGAGAAAATTAAGATATCTGAAggtaaaaattctaaattttgtgATAGAGAAGAGCTTATCTCAAGCTCAAGTTCAGTAAAGTTGAAATCTTTGGTTGATAAAAGTGGGAATGTTGTTGAGTCTACTGTGAAAGATCCGAGATTGCTGACCAAATCGAATAGTTTTTCTGGAGTGTCGAAAGAGAAATGTGAAAATGAACAAGGGAAGGTTGGTTCAAGTGTGAATAAGTACCCAAGTAAGCTGCATGAGAAGCTTGCGTTCTTGGAAGGAAAAGTGAAGAGGATTGCAACTGATATTAAGAGGACTAAGGAGATGTTGGATATGAATAATCCTGATTCTTCTAAGTTGATAATTTCTGATATCCAAGAGAAGATATCCGGGATTGAGAAGGCAATGGGTAATGTAGTTGATGGGGATGAAAAAATAGGTTTGACGAGTAGCAGTAAAAATGAGAGTTTGAATGTTGATGAGAAGATATGTGGGATTGAGAAGGGGATGTGTAATATAGTGGATGGGGATAGAGAAATTGGTTTGCTGGGTAGCATTAGCAGTGAGGACATGATTATTGATGAGAAGGAAACAATACCTGAGGATAATGGGAAAATCTCTGTGAAGGGATTAAATGTAGAGGAATTAGAGGCAAGGTTGTTCCCTCATCATAAATTGCTACGAGACAGGACATCTCTGAAGACACTAATGGGCTGTACCAAAAATGAGGAACTTGGATCTGCTGAATCAACTATTGAAGTGAAGCCCGAGAAGAATTATGTTAGTCCTATTGATGAGAATCCTATTGCTGTGGAGTTCTTGGCTTCTCTTAGTAAGGAGCAGTCTAAAGTTACTACTAGGTGTGAGGATGCTTGTTTACAGATTTCCAATGTTCAAGATGTGGATGATGCAGTAAGTTCACAAAACCAAAATTCTTCTTCAGAACTGttcaaaggaaaagaaattgTTGATCATCTCCTGGCAAGTGATGAGAGGCTTGAAAGTTTTGATGCTCAAGAGAATAAACAAGAAATGTTGATGGAGGAAGAGACAGAAGATAGTTCTATATGTGAACTCAATGAGATTGGCCGTAAGACATCTACTGGAGGGTGGTTTGTCTCTGAGGGAGAATCTGTTCTCCTTACACATGATGACAGTTCCTGCTCTTTCTATGATATTGTGCATTGCGAG GAGAAAGCTGAGTACAAACCTCCAGTTGGAGTCTCATCAAATATGTGGAGAGATTGTTGGATAGTCCGTGCTCCTGGTGTAGATGGTTCCTCAGGGAGATATGTGGTGGCAGCATCTGCGGGAAATTCCATGGATTCAGGTTTTTGTTCCTGGGACTTCTACACAAAAGATGTACGAGCCTTTCATGTTGATGATGGATTTAGTAACACAAGAGCAGCCCTTGCTCCATTACCTAATAATCCAATGTATAGGAGAAATACTCTATCATCAATTATGGCGCCTCAAAATCAGCAATGGTGGTACAAACCTTGTGGACCACTCATCGTATCAGGTGCTAGTTGCCAAAGGATGGTCAGAACTTATGATATCCGTGATGGAGAGCAGGTCCTGAAATGGGATTTACAGAGACCAATGTTGTCTATGGATTACTCAAGTCCTTTGCAATGGAGAAGCAGAGGAAAAATAGTGATAGCTGAGACAGAGGGTCTTTCTTTATGGGATGTCAATTCCATAAGTCCTCAAGCACTGCTTTCTATATCATCCTCTGGTCGACAAATTTCTGCTTTCCATGTAAATAACACAGATGCTGAGCTGGGTGGAGGAGTTCGACAGAG GGCTAGTTCTTCTGAAGTTGAAGGAAATGATGGTGTGTTTTGCACCTCTGATTCCATCAACATTTTAGATTTCCGTCACCCTTCTGGTATAGGTCTGAAAATACCCAAGATTGGTGCAAATGTTCAGTCAGTTTTCTCCCGTGGTGATTCTTTATATCTTGGCTGCACTACAGTGAAATCCGCGGTGAAAAGGCAGGTCACTTCCCAAATCCAGCAGTTCTCATTGCGCAAGCAGAAGCTTTGCAACACCTATGTATTGCCAGAATCAAATGCTCACTCCCATTACACGGCTTTAACACAAGTTTGGGGAAACTCAAATGTTGTTATGGGAGTTTGTGGATTGGGCCTATTTGTTTTCGATTCAAATAAAGACGATGCTTTGCAGTCGTTAAACACTTTGGATCAAAACAATGGACAGAATCTGAGAGAAGCAATTGGACCAGATGATTTGTATTCACcttcttttgattatttatcATCTAGAGTTCTTCTCATATCGAGAGATCGACCAGCTATGTGGAGGTATATGTTCTAA
- the LOC101256328 gene encoding glycolipid transfer protein 1 → MDGTLFAPALEGMKDVKSEHGELMTKPFLEVCKLVLPILDKFGAAMTVVKSDISGNIARLESKYNDNPSRFNYLYSFVQAEVEIKTAKSSSSCTNGLLWLTRAMDFIVVLFHNLAQHQDWSMSQACNDSYSKTLKKWHGWLASSSFTVAIKLAPDRKKFMEVISGNGDINSDMEKFSTTFSPILQQIHKFLTSVGLDSMKAS, encoded by the exons ATGGATGGAACATTATTTGCCCCTGCTTTGGAAGGAATGAAGGATGTCAAATCTGAACATGGAGAGCTAATGACTAAGCCTTTTTTGGAAGTTTGCAAACTTGTATTGCCAATTCTAG ATAAATTTGGAGCTGCTATGACTGTGGTTAAATCTGATATCAGTGGAAATATAGCT AGGTTAGAATCCAAGTATAACGATAATCCATCGAGATTCAACTACTTGTACAGTTTTGTACAGGCAGAAGTTGAGATAAAGACAGCTAAATCTTCATCCAGTTGTACTAATGGACTTCTATGGTTAACAAG AGCGATGGACTTCATAGTCGTGCTCTTTCACAACTTAGCTCAGCATCAGGATTGGTCAATGTCCCAAGCTTGCAATGATTCTTACTCCAAGACGTTGAAGAAATGGCATGGATGGCTCGCTAGTTCAAGCTTTACG GTCGCGATAAAGCTTGCACCAGATAGGAAAAAGTTCATGGAGGTCATAAGTGGCAATGGTGACATCAATAGTGATATGGAGAAGTTCTCTACGACGTTTTCGCCTATACTTCAGCAGATCCACAAATTTTTG ACTAGTGTTGGCTTGGACAGTATGAAGGCTTCATGA
- the HRBP1 gene encoding harpin binding protein 1 — protein MASLLHSRLPLSHNHSLSNSCQSFPCHLPGRSKRSTQRLLEERSYDSKRSLVCQSGIDEVTFIEPPGSKEAEAELIGSLKLKLLSAVSGLNRGLAASEDDLKKADEAAKELESCAGAVDLAADLDKLQGRWKLIYSSAFSSRTLGGSRPGPPTGRLLPITLGQVFQRIDVLSKDFDNIVELELGAPWPFPPVEATATLAHKFELIGSSTIKIIFEKTTVKTTGNLSQLPPLEVPRIPDQFRPPSNTGSGEFEVTYIDSDTRVTRGDRGELRVFVIS, from the exons ATGGCTTCTCTACTTCATTCGAGACTTCCCCTTTCTCACAATCATTCTTTATCAAATTCTTGCCAATCTTTCCCATGTCATCTCCCAGGAAGAAGCAAGAGAAGTACTCAAAGATTATTAGAGGAAAGGAGCTATGACAGCAAGAGAAGTTTAGTTTGCCAGTCGGGTATTGATGAAGTCACTTTTATTGAGCCACCTGGTAGTAAAGAAGCTGAAGCGGAGCTTATTGGGTCTCTCAAACTCAAGTTATTG AGTGCTGTTTCTGGGCTAAACAGAGGTCTTGCTGCAAGTGAAGATGATCTAAAGAAGGCGGATGAGGCTGCCAAGGAGCTAGAATCTTGTGCAGGAGCTGTAGATCTCGCAGCTGATCTTGATAAACTTCAAGGGAGGTGGAAATTGATATACAGCAGTGCATTCTCATCTCGTACTCTTGGTGGAAGTCGTCCTGGACCCCCCACTGGAAGACTTCTTCCCATCACTCTTGGTCAG GTATTTCAAAGAATCGATGTACTGAGCAAAGATTTTGACAACATAGTGGAGCTTGAATTAGGTGCTCCGTGGCCTTTCCCGCCTGTTGAAGCAACTGCCACTTTAGCCCACAAATTTGAACTTATAG GATCATCTACGATTAAGATTATATTCGAGAAAACTACAGTGAAGACAACTGGAAATTTATCACAGCTCCCACCATTAGAAGTGCCTCGCATACCAGATCAGTTCAGGCCACCATCAAATACAGGAAGTGGTGAGTTTGAAGTTACCTACATCGATTCTGATACACGAGTAACAAGGGGAGACAGAGGAGAGCTTAGAGTTTTCGTTATCTCATAA
- the LOC101262861 gene encoding kinesin-like protein KIN-10A, producing MAPTPSSKNHATPTPSSKLHQTHVNSRTPQSKHRLNFNSAKPSPNPNSTAMKEGGTPPEHPVEVIGRIRDYPDKKEKSLSALHVNSDCRSLRVRTDIGYRDFSLDGVSLSEEEDLDEFYKKFVESRIDGVKLGDKCTIMMYGPTGAGKSHTMFGSVKQPGIVYRSLKDILGDGNEESDENSEKKVGVGTFVHVTVLEIYNEEIYDLLSTTNGGGGFAFGWSKACASKVKLEVIGKKAKNATFISGTEAIKISKEIQKVEKRRIVKSTLCNERSSRSHCMIILDVPTVGGRLMLVDMAGSENIEQAGQTGLEAKMQTAKINQGNIALKRVVESIANGDSHVPFRDSKLTMLLQDSFEDDKSKILMILCASPDPKELHKTISTLEYGAKAKCIVRGPHTPLKEKGTEDSSSTVILGSRIAVMDQFIYKLQMENKLKEKERNEAQKELMKKEEEMATLRAKLELVQGKGTELTEEQINLKVNERTQMLKNELEKKIQECQKMANEIVEMEWRKMEERMFQQQQEFETLRRRLEDMEAELHRSRAESGSMEENTFAKRLQEIYSEDAGMVKSMDLDRSIDMDAGKRDVLVYKPEGNTFQAISGYPNISNLGEVEDPLFTNKSSLSTVFEEDEEGDDEGDTENPPVDEEVQKEVIEEKTIYSDLLDQDMSCLRTDPDHFIDLLKDSDVCMGAAPSRQALIQNIFTLCGNYRELSQHSVSPVPAQKNLEDIDSSVPTVKTIGEDYASACAAEGLSNELLPLCNPETIKKSPVNQTRMFKSSCDKENDSKENFNPTCGNLEVHVKWEAASKENPSVATTVKVGKDSSLADLRKQIELHLGADNPFTFLTIGDPSGAPMPKEQEVVTSVSKLPKCNNFSCGHLAYLRPVKGTQRFNHLPFTPLENMLPLTPKSHIKEVGTGLSPKIGEHLSRTPFVTVKRYLNEF from the exons ATGGCTCCTACACCATCATCAAAGAATCATGCAACTCCAACTCCGTCATCGAAATTGCACCAGACCCATGTAAATTCAAGAACCCCACAGTCGAAGCATCGTCTCAATTTCAACTCAGCAAAACCCTCACCAAACCCTAATTCTACAGCAATGAAAGAAGGGGGTACACCTCCCGAGCACCCGGTAGAGGTTATTGGTAGGATTCGTGATTACCCGGATAAAAAGGAGAAATCTTTATCAGCATTGCACGTGAATTCTGACTGTAGGTCCTTACGTGTTAGGACTGATATAGGGTATAGGGATTTTAGTCTTGATGGTGTTTcgttgtccgaagaagaagatcTTGATGAGTTTTATAAGAAATTTGTTGAGTCAAGAATTGATGGGGTGAAATTAGGGGATAAATGTACTATAATGATGTATGGACCAACTGGTGCTGGTAAGAGTCATACTATGTTTGGGAGTGTTAAGCAGCCTGGTATTGTGTATAGGTCATTGAAGGATATATTGGGTGATGGAAATGAAGAAAGTGATGAAAATAGTGAGAAGAAGGTTGGTGTTGGCACATTTGTTCATGTTACTGTGTTGGAGATTTATAATGAGGAGATTTATGATTTGTTATCGACGACTAATGGTGGTGGAGGATTTGCTTTTGGTTGGTCCAAGGCCTGTGCTTCCAAG GTGAAGCTGGAAGTTATAGGTAAAAAGgccaaaaatgcaacttttattTCGGGGACTGAAGCTATAAAGATATCGAAAGAGATCCAAAAAGTAGAGAAGAGAAGAATAGTAAAGAGTACTCTGTGTAACGAGAGGAGCTCTCGGAGCCACTGCATG ATAATCCTTGACGTTCCAACAGTGGGAGGGCGATTAATGCTTGTGGATATGGCCGGTTCTGAGAATATTGAACAAGCTGGTCAAACTGGTTTGGAAGCGAAAATGCAG ACTGCAAAAATCAACCAGGGAAACATTGCATTGAAGAGGGTTGTTGAGTCCATTGCTAATGGTGATTCTCATGTGCCATTTCGTGATAGCAAGTTAACCATGCTATTACAG GACTCTTTCGAGGATGACAAGTCCAAAATTCTTATGATACTATGTGCAAGTCCAGATCCTAAAGAGCTCCACAAGACTATCTCCACTCTGGAATATGGTGCCAAAGCAAAGTGCATTGTCCGTGGTCCTCATACGCCATTGAAGGAGAAAGGTACAGAGGATTCTTCATCGACAGTTATCTTGGGATCAAGGATTGCCGTTATGGATCAGTTCATCTACAAGCTTCAGATGGAGAACAAGCTGAAAGAGAAAGAGCGTAATGAAGCTCAGAAAGAGCttatgaagaaagaagaagaaatggcTACACTAAGGGCCAAACTGGAGTTAGTACAAGGAAAGGGAACGGAATTAACCGAGGAGCAGATCAATCTTAAAGTAAATGAGAGAACTCAGATGTTGAAAAATGAGTTAGAAAAGAAGATACAAGAATGTCAGAAAATGGCAaatgaaattgttgaaatggaGTGGAGGAAGATGGAAGAAAGAATGTTCCAGCAGCAACAAGAATTTGAAACGCTCCGGAGGCGCTTGGAGGATATGGAAGCTGAGCTTCACCGCTCTAGAGCTGAAAGTGGATCAATGGAGGAAAATACTTTCGCAAAAAGGCTGCAAGAAATTTACTCTGAAGATGCAGGAATGGTGAAGTCTATGGATTTGGACAGATCAATTGATATGGATGCTGGAAAGCGGGATGTACTAGTCTATAAACCTGAAGGTAATACTTTCCAAGCAATCTCGGGTTATCCTAACATAAGCAATTTAGGAGAAGTTGAAGATCCACTTTTCACCAATAAAAGTAGCTTGAGCACTGTATTTGAAGAGGATGAAGAAGGTGATGATGAAGGAGATACAGAGAATCCCCCCGTCGATGAGGAGGTGCAGAAGGAGGTCATTGAGGAAAAAACAATATATTCTGATCTGCTTGATCAAGATATGAGTTGTTTGAGAACAGATCCTGATCATTTCATTGATTTATTGAAGGACAGTGATGTTTGTATGGGTGCAGCCCCTTCTAGGCAAGCGCTTATTCAAAACATTTTCACACTCTGTGGCAATTATAGAGAGCTTTCTCAGCATAGTGTAAGCCCAGTGCCTGCACAGAAGAATTTGGAAGATATTGATTCTTCAGTACCCACAGTTAAGACAATTGGAGAGGATTATGCATCTGCGTGTGCTGCAGAAGGTTTGTCCAATGAACTTTTGCCATTATGCAATCCCGAGACCATAAAAAAGTCACCAGTTAATCAGACAAGAATGTTCAAGAGCTCTTGTGACAAAGAAAATGATTCAAAGGAGAACTTCAACCCTACTTGTGGCAATCTTGAAGTCCACGTGAAATGGGAAGCTGCATCAAAAGAGAATCCTAGTGTAGCAACCACAGTAAAGGTTGGCAAAGATTCATCCTTAGCTGATCTGCGCAAACAGATTGAGCTACACCTCGGTGCAGACAATCCATTCACTTTCCTTACAATAGGG GATCCATCTGGTGCCCCGATGCCTAAAGAACAGGAGGTAGTCACATCAGTGAGTAAGCTTCCAAAATGCAACAACTTCTCATGTGGTCACTTAGCTTACTTGCGCCCAGTGAAGGGAACACAACGGTTCAATCACTTGCCATTTACTCCACTGGAAAATATGCTTCCATTAACTCCAAAGTCACATATCAAAGAAGTAGGTACTGGACTTTCTCCCAAAATAGGAGAACATCTGAGTAGAACACCTTTTGTAACTGTCAAAAGATATCTAAACGAGTTTTAG